The following is a genomic window from Deltaproteobacteria bacterium.
TTGTAGTGTCCACCGTCCCGAATTGTTCACGGTCGCAAACCTGTAATGCCCTGGAGTAACCCCGAGTAACCCCGGGCGCGAGCCATCCGCACCTACCATCCCGCCTGCGCCTGCCTGGCTTGCGGCTCCTGCCCGTCCATCGCCACGCGCCTCCCCAGTTCTGCCGCCACCCTCATCGCCGCCTGCACGCGCCTGCCATCGACGGCCCCGGCATCGTCCGTGACGAGGTGGTAGTCGACGAAATTCCCGTCCCCGATCGACAGCGCCGGGATCCCGCGCTCGGCGAACGGGAAGTGATCGCTCTGCCGGTAGTGCTCGTCGC
Proteins encoded in this region:
- a CDS encoding M28 family peptidase, whose protein sequence is MPPTCSRRPWRPWKRAPSARTLTGITLLPGDEHYRQSDHFPFAERGIPALSIGDGNFVDYHLVTDDAGAVDGRRVQAAMRVAAELGRRVAMDGQEPQARQAQAGW